From a region of the Salvelinus alpinus chromosome 2, SLU_Salpinus.1, whole genome shotgun sequence genome:
- the LOC139568239 gene encoding polymeric immunoglobulin receptor-like isoform X1, with the protein MRILLIVILLSFMTGCLSSFKVTGYSGGTVIIDCDYYILDRSHDKYLCRENRSSWSCKYQIRTGLKNTWVNSGRFSLYDITGRNYFKVIIRQLTRQDEGTYWCGVDKPTIRDSYTKVELDVKKDDCCEKSVTETAYLGGEATIRCNYPEDHEDRTKYFCKESNDFKTCVYMIASHQTTAEAGRFSVSDNRSERFSTVTIRDLTEDDTGTYWCGVVASYISLITQVQLHVTDWRDVKPINVTGQVGEIARLTCKYPDDHKSNEKLFCKGDSPLTCEDNVRTTVHNEVVYKGRFSLRDNPRTSVFTVHIKELRTEDSGTYWCVSDRRWRPADYTRFILSVGQWINSLHQWWLVGGYIGGSAHCNGWTGTEVQYCYIYSIPAIRMSRSSYFSTSLLCFPFCTPAVTM; encoded by the exons ATGAGGATCCTGCTGAtagtcatcctcctctccttcatgacAG GTTGTTTGAGCTCCTTCAAAGTGACAGGATACTCTGGAGGAACTGTCATCATCGACTGTGATTATTACATATTAGACAGAAGTCATGACAAATATTTATGTCGGGAGAATCGTTCAAGTTGGAGTTGTAAGTATCAAATCAGAACTGGATTGAAGAACACCTGGGTAAACAGTGGTAGATTCTCTCTGTATGACATCACTGGAAGAAACTACTTCAAGGTGATCATCAGACAACTGACCAGACAAGATGAAGGGACCTACTGGTGTGGAGTGGACAAACCTACTATACGTGACAGTTATACCAAGGTAGAGCTGGATGTGAAGAAGG ATGACTGCTGTGAGAAGTCAGTCACAGAGACGGCCTATCTGGGAGGAGAAGCTACCATCAGATGCAACTATCCAGAGGACCATGAGGACAGAACCAAGTATTTCTGCAAGGAAAGCAATGACTTCAAGACTTGTGTTTATATGATCGCTTCTCACCAGACAACTGCAGAAGCTGGTCGTTTCTCTGTGTCTGACAACAGAAGTGAAAGATTCTCCACAGTGACCATCAGGGACCTGACTGAAGATGATACTGGGACCTACTGGTGTGGAGTCGTAGCTAGTTACATTTCACTGATTACACAGGTACAACTGCATGTTACTG ATTGGAGGGACGTCAAACCAATCAATGTGACTGGACAGGTGGGGGAGATTGCCAGGCTTACTTGTAAATATCCAGATGACCATAAGAGTAATGAGAAGTTATTCTGTAAAGGGGACAGTCCTTTAACCTGTGAAGATAATGTAAGAACTACGGTACATAATGAAGTTGTGTATAAAGGCAGGTTTTCCCTGAGGGATAACCCCAGAACATCAGTCTTCACAGTGCACATCAAAGAGCTGAGAACAGAGGATTCTGGGACATACTGGTGTGTGTCTGATAGAAGATGGAGACCTGCAGACTACACTAGATTTATCCTCTCTGTGGGTCAGTGGATCAACTCTTTAcatcagtggtggctggtgggagGATATATCGGAGGAagtgctcattgtaatggctggactgGAACGGAGGTCCAATACTGTTACATCtattctattccagccattagGATGAGCCGATCCTCCTATTtctccaccagcctcctctgctttcCATTCTGTACACCTGCAGTAACTATGTAG
- the LOC139568239 gene encoding polymeric immunoglobulin receptor-like isoform X2, whose amino-acid sequence MRILLIVILLSFMTGCLSSFKVTGYSGGTVIIDCDYYILDRSHDKYLCRENRSSWSCKYQIRTGLKNTWVNSGRFSLYDITGRNYFKVIIRQLTRQDEGTYWCGVDKPTIRDSYTKVELDVKKDDCCEKSVTETAYLGGEATIRCNYPEDHEDRTKYFCKESNDFKTCVYMIASHQTTAEAGRFSVSDNRSERFSTVTIRDLTEDDTGTYWCGVVASYISLITQVQLHVTGK is encoded by the exons ATGAGGATCCTGCTGAtagtcatcctcctctccttcatgacAG GTTGTTTGAGCTCCTTCAAAGTGACAGGATACTCTGGAGGAACTGTCATCATCGACTGTGATTATTACATATTAGACAGAAGTCATGACAAATATTTATGTCGGGAGAATCGTTCAAGTTGGAGTTGTAAGTATCAAATCAGAACTGGATTGAAGAACACCTGGGTAAACAGTGGTAGATTCTCTCTGTATGACATCACTGGAAGAAACTACTTCAAGGTGATCATCAGACAACTGACCAGACAAGATGAAGGGACCTACTGGTGTGGAGTGGACAAACCTACTATACGTGACAGTTATACCAAGGTAGAGCTGGATGTGAAGAAGG ATGACTGCTGTGAGAAGTCAGTCACAGAGACGGCCTATCTGGGAGGAGAAGCTACCATCAGATGCAACTATCCAGAGGACCATGAGGACAGAACCAAGTATTTCTGCAAGGAAAGCAATGACTTCAAGACTTGTGTTTATATGATCGCTTCTCACCAGACAACTGCAGAAGCTGGTCGTTTCTCTGTGTCTGACAACAGAAGTGAAAGATTCTCCACAGTGACCATCAGGGACCTGACTGAAGATGATACTGGGACCTACTGGTGTGGAGTCGTAGCTAGTTACATTTCACTGATTACACAGGTACAACTGCATGTTACTGGTAAGTGA